Below is a genomic region from Macaca thibetana thibetana isolate TM-01 chromosome 1, ASM2454274v1, whole genome shotgun sequence.
gattatagGGTATTGGTGTAATTTCTTTCTAAGATATTTGGTAGAACTTTCCAGGGAAACTATCTAGGCCTgttgtttcctcttttaaaagGATGTCCAAGCTCAGTTGCTGCTGCCAGCCTGTTCACTGTGTTCTCCTGCTGCTCCACTGCCGCTTTCCTCTCCCGGTCACAATGGAAGAAGAGATCGCTGCGCTTGCCATTGACAATGGCTCCAGCATGGCAAAGCTGGCTTTGCTGGGGACGATGCCCCCCAAGTCGTATTTTCCTCCATTGTCAGGCACCCCCAGCAccagggcatgatggtgggcatgGGCCAGAAGGACTCCTATGTGGACGACAAGGCCCAGAGCAAGTGCGGCATCCCGACCCTGAAGTACCCCATTGAGCATGCCATCGTCACCAACTGGGATGACATGGAGAAGATCTGGGACCACACCTTCTACAATGAGCTGTGCGTGGCCCTGGAGGAGCACTCAGTGCTGCTGACTGAGACCCTCCCTGAACCCCAAGCCAACAGAGAGAAGATGACTCAGATCATGTTTGAGATCTTCAACACCCCAGCCATGTACGTGGCCATCCAGGTCGTGCTGTCCCTCTACACCTCTGGGGGCACCACTGGCATTGTCATGGATTGTGGAGATAGGATCACCTACACGGTGCCCATCTACATGGTCTACGCCCTCCCACACACCATCCTGCCTCTGGACCTGGCTGACCGGGGCCTGACCGACTACCTTATGAAGATCCTCACCAAGTGTGGCTACAGCTtcaccacctcggcctcgcagGAGATCATGTGCCACATCAGGGAGAAGCTGGGCTACGTCACTTCTGGACTTCGAGAAGGAGAGGGCCACTGCCGCATCCTTCTCCTCCCTGGAGAAGAGCTAGAGCTGCCCAATGGCCAGGTCATCACCATCGGC
It encodes:
- the LOC126958358 gene encoding LOW QUALITY PROTEIN: actin-like (The sequence of the model RefSeq protein was modified relative to this genomic sequence to represent the inferred CDS: inserted 1 base in 1 codon) codes for the protein MEEEIAALAIDNGSSMXKAGFAGDDAPQVVFSSIVRHPQHQGMMVGMGQKDSYVDDKAQSKCGIPTLKYPIEHAIVTNWDDMEKIWDHTFYNELCVALEEHSVLLTETLPEPQANREKMTQIMFEIFNTPAMYVAIQVVLSLYTSGGTTGIVMDCGDRITYTVPIYMVYALPHTILPLDLADRGLTDYLMKILTKCGYSFTTSASQEIMCHIREKLGYVTSGLREGEGHCRILLLPGEELELPNGQVITIGNKRSRCH